A genomic region of Papaver somniferum cultivar HN1 chromosome 7, ASM357369v1, whole genome shotgun sequence contains the following coding sequences:
- the LOC113300054 gene encoding acyl carrier protein 1, chloroplastic-like encodes MASSIGAVTSISAPSSFSCKATTRVSSLKPFSLSLQRKSFPSLRLRSLRVSCVAKPETVDKVCEIVRKQLALPADSAVTGESKFSALGADSLDTVEIVMGLEEAFDISVEEESAQTIATVQDAADLIEKLCESKA; translated from the exons ATGGCATCATCTATTGGAGCTGTCACTTCCATCTCTGCACCATCATCTTTTTCATGCAAG GCAACAACCAGAGTTTCTAGTCTTAAGCCATTTTCTTTGTCCCTTCAAAGAAAAAGCTTTCCATCTCTCAGGTTGCGCTCTCTTCGTGTTTCCTGTGTT GCAAAACCTGAGACTGTGGATAAGGTGTGTGAAATTGTGAGGAAACAATTGGCCCTTCCAGCTGACTCTGCAGTCACTGGAGAATCAAAGTTCTCTGCTCTTGGAGCTGATTCCCTTGACACG GTTGAGATTGTGATGGGGCTTGAGGAGGCATTTGACATTTCTGTAGAGGAAGAAAGTGCACAGACCATTGCAACTGTTCAAGATGCAGCTGATCTGATAGAAAAGCTTTGTGAATCCAAAGCTTAA